The following proteins are encoded in a genomic region of Verrucomicrobiota bacterium:
- a CDS encoding ATP-binding protein gives MTVKSALAWLRSLGHQASEEVPERLRQSFVEEERQATLAASKLAAFIAVGLIMVAVVLDVFAYPELAQEFFILRCLGSAVLLIYTVCLRSPFLQAHYRATACVIPIIAIAMISLMIYRTGDPSSHYYAGITLALVAFGLMFPWLYRESNVILLLTFFIYGLANLVPLLGERTDASGLFLNNVIFIALNGVFIVVSGFALSRFRIREFVLRSEAIERQDELRESNAKLRELDRIKTDFLANVSHELRTPLTLVIGHLKRFRESIPARLPESQGNAVSLTLDTMQKQSLRLLKLINDLLDVSKAEAGGLSLKYKRFELRSFLSAILRSVSGTAQERRIELASEVEDAVPSILEADEEKIEKVLLNLIFNSIKFTGEQGSVTITVSLPSKDSIAFEVSDTGRGIDPEALRHIFDRFWQEDSSIQRTQAGTGIGLSLVKETVEAHHGHVSAESVLGRGTRVSFVLPAKAPEKAVFSAEVGEQGSHESWLGDLFREANREGTVIPSKRSSLRVPDHRLNPSETFTPTLDEQPAIQFEDKPRVLVADDEPEMRRLLAEELESEFEIVEAGDGTEALEAVALEDPEIILLDYMMPGMDGLTVARKLKSDPATEAIPILLLTARADEETRLNGLAAGISDVLIKPYSVTEMHIRVRHLIQGYRLQKEVRQANRDLESSLRQLRETESQLMQSEKLASLGQLSAGIIHEINNPVNFIGTATQVLRKKLNRLETEAVPGWEAIVNDIRDGLARISSIVQDLRSFSHPGDQPLSPLPLHGVVDSALRFLVKSIRDANADIQTSIPESIQVMGDQNRLIQVLLNLLQNALQATKLNQAPQIAILAEEVDAGVLLKVRDEGTGIPNDALSKLFDPFFTTKQVGEGMGLGLSICHRIMEDHGGTIQVKSQPGSFTEFQLFFPEASPSSNEFTLRQDLTV, from the coding sequence ATGACGGTCAAGTCCGCCTTGGCGTGGCTTCGGTCGTTGGGTCACCAAGCAAGCGAGGAAGTTCCCGAGAGGCTCCGTCAGTCGTTTGTCGAGGAAGAGCGGCAAGCGACCTTGGCTGCGTCGAAGTTGGCAGCCTTCATTGCTGTCGGCCTCATCATGGTCGCGGTTGTCTTGGACGTCTTTGCCTATCCAGAACTTGCGCAAGAGTTCTTTATCTTACGCTGTTTGGGCAGTGCAGTTCTCTTGATTTACACGGTCTGTTTGCGCAGTCCCTTCTTGCAGGCGCACTATCGTGCAACTGCCTGCGTCATCCCGATCATTGCGATTGCAATGATCTCTCTGATGATTTATCGGACCGGAGATCCTTCGAGTCACTACTACGCGGGTATCACCTTGGCCTTGGTGGCCTTCGGTTTGATGTTTCCCTGGCTTTATCGAGAAAGCAATGTGATCTTGCTCCTGACCTTTTTCATCTATGGGTTGGCGAATTTGGTGCCGCTCTTAGGAGAGCGAACAGACGCAAGTGGACTCTTTTTGAACAATGTCATTTTCATCGCCTTGAATGGAGTTTTCATCGTGGTCAGCGGCTTTGCCTTGAGTCGCTTTCGAATTCGGGAGTTCGTTCTTCGGAGTGAGGCCATTGAGCGACAAGACGAGCTTCGCGAAAGCAACGCTAAGCTTCGGGAGCTTGATCGGATCAAAACGGATTTCCTTGCCAATGTGAGTCATGAGCTGCGCACGCCTCTCACTCTAGTGATCGGGCATCTGAAGCGTTTTCGTGAATCGATTCCAGCACGTCTGCCAGAGAGTCAAGGCAACGCGGTTTCCTTGACACTCGATACGATGCAAAAGCAGTCGCTCAGGTTGCTCAAATTGATCAATGATCTTCTTGATGTCTCCAAGGCCGAAGCAGGGGGGTTGTCACTGAAGTATAAGCGATTTGAATTGCGCTCCTTCTTAAGCGCCATCTTGCGCTCAGTGAGCGGAACCGCTCAAGAACGACGAATTGAGTTGGCTAGTGAGGTAGAGGATGCGGTTCCCTCGATCCTTGAAGCCGATGAGGAAAAAATTGAGAAGGTTTTGCTGAATTTGATCTTCAATTCAATCAAATTCACTGGAGAACAGGGATCCGTCACCATCACCGTAAGCCTGCCTTCCAAGGACAGCATTGCTTTCGAGGTCTCCGACACCGGCCGAGGCATCGACCCCGAGGCCTTGCGCCACATTTTTGATCGCTTCTGGCAAGAGGATTCCTCTATCCAGCGCACGCAAGCAGGGACTGGAATCGGCTTGTCTTTGGTCAAAGAGACCGTTGAAGCGCACCATGGCCATGTTTCAGCCGAGAGTGTCCTCGGCCGCGGGACTCGAGTTTCCTTCGTCCTGCCAGCGAAGGCGCCCGAGAAGGCTGTTTTTTCGGCAGAGGTAGGAGAACAGGGTTCCCATGAGAGCTGGTTGGGCGATCTTTTTCGCGAGGCGAATCGAGAGGGTACGGTGATCCCCAGCAAGCGGTCGTCATTGCGTGTTCCAGATCATCGGCTGAATCCTTCGGAAACTTTTACCCCCACGCTCGACGAACAGCCGGCCATACAGTTTGAAGATAAGCCGCGAGTGCTGGTCGCGGACGATGAACCTGAAATGAGGCGATTGTTGGCTGAAGAGCTGGAATCGGAGTTTGAGATTGTGGAGGCTGGGGATGGCACGGAGGCCTTGGAGGCGGTAGCTCTCGAAGATCCCGAGATTATTTTGCTGGACTATATGATGCCCGGGATGGATGGCCTGACCGTCGCTCGCAAGCTGAAAAGCGATCCGGCGACGGAGGCGATTCCTATTTTGCTGTTGACGGCCCGAGCGGATGAGGAAACCCGCCTCAACGGCTTGGCTGCGGGCATAAGTGATGTGCTTATCAAGCCTTACTCCGTGACCGAGATGCACATTCGTGTCAGGCATCTGATTCAGGGGTATCGACTTCAGAAGGAGGTCCGCCAGGCCAATCGGGATCTCGAGAGCAGCTTGCGGCAACTCCGCGAGACGGAGTCCCAGCTGATGCAGTCCGAGAAGCTGGCTTCTTTGGGCCAACTCTCCGCGGGGATCATCCATGAGATCAACAATCCCGTGAATTTCATCGGCACCGCCACCCAAGTCTTACGCAAGAAGCTCAATCGTTTGGAGACGGAAGCCGTGCCGGGTTGGGAGGCCATTGTGAATGACATTCGGGACGGGCTGGCCCGCATCTCCAGCATCGTGCAGGATTTGCGATCTTTTTCCCATCCAGGGGACCAACCGCTTTCTCCCCTTCCGCTGCATGGGGTGGTCGATTCCGCACTCCGCTTTTTGGTGAAATCCATCCGGGATGCCAATGCCGACATCCAGACCAGCATTCCCGAATCCATTCAGGTGATGGGAGATCAAAACCGTTTGATCCAAGTTTTGCTCAATTTGCTCCAAAACGCTTTGCAAGCGACCAAGCTGAACCAGGCGCCGCAGATTGCCATCCTGGCCGAGGAGGTGGACGCCGGGGTGCTTTTGAAAGTGCGAGATGAAGGGACCGGCATTCCGAATGACGCGCTCAGCAAGCTCTTTGATCCTTTTTTCACGACCAAGCAAGTGGGAGAAGGAATGGGCTTGGGATTGAGCATCTGCCATCGTATCATGGAGGACCATGGCGGCACCATCCAGGTGAAGAGCCAGCCGGGGAGCTTTACGGAGTTCCAACTCTTCTTCCCGGAAGCCAGTCCGTCCTCAAATGAATTTACCTTGCGTCAAGATCTGACAGTGTAG
- a CDS encoding class I SAM-dependent methyltransferase, with the protein MKLPNPEEVKALESQEISTGIGSVSKILIVGTDLPENFSENLTAAVRDTNFSPVYVTADQIMDDRVQCIHQVPDLVVIAGKPAEELDPKFVGRLRNQYQNSPVIAFAARGARTSNKGELQKNIGLDAMNKAPSSASELRKLLDKWTELPGEMSARGSRRKSRKPEPQRGLEAAPSVEAAEFVHPFFQTFGAELRDLSRPIDNAFQVICHDLTGQPLSGEIVRVKAQSLTVIFREPQAVLAEGEKMGAFEIAHKTQRMLCPECVIRQVIKTDDSQIAEISFNGISGEWQKKAQGILSEASETLYAQLDRMEKIPAEFRKVVSSIRFCLEEFKHLLAGEQLFSPEVAADQRCTWEGARLTQIAPEMLAFLSQQFARFEAVAANLPEGIDDACHLLVKREIHPLILCAPFLNRVYEKPLGFAGDYGMLDKMLETPWQGLSMYGKLVNGWFVTTPASEAYRERIQLLQERLISEARRAVRKNGVVKILSLGCGAATEVKRFLEKSDLSDNAEIHLLDFNKSTLAEAQARLDKTRSDHSRTTKIFYRNESVQSVIKHAVRAAKKGTVALQGMPVGGFDFIYCMGLFDYFPDKVNSSLIDFFYRALAEDGSIMACNFLPENPNRMTMKYVLDWHLIYRSATDMLKLVPDSVQENCACQCFQLTSGAEAYLVLEK; encoded by the coding sequence ATGAAATTGCCCAATCCCGAAGAGGTCAAAGCGCTCGAGAGTCAGGAGATTTCTACTGGTATCGGGTCGGTATCAAAGATTCTGATTGTCGGCACGGACTTGCCTGAGAATTTCTCAGAAAATCTCACTGCGGCTGTCCGGGATACCAATTTTTCCCCCGTTTATGTGACAGCAGATCAGATTATGGACGATCGGGTTCAATGTATCCATCAAGTCCCTGATTTAGTGGTCATTGCTGGCAAACCGGCCGAGGAACTAGATCCGAAGTTCGTTGGGAGGCTTCGAAATCAATACCAGAATTCACCTGTGATCGCCTTTGCGGCTCGGGGAGCGAGGACGTCTAATAAGGGGGAGCTGCAAAAGAATATCGGATTGGACGCAATGAATAAAGCGCCATCCTCCGCCTCCGAGCTAAGAAAGCTGCTTGATAAGTGGACGGAATTGCCCGGGGAAATGTCGGCACGAGGGTCTCGGAGGAAGTCACGCAAGCCGGAACCCCAACGTGGTCTAGAGGCGGCGCCTTCAGTAGAGGCGGCGGAATTCGTCCATCCCTTCTTTCAGACCTTTGGCGCTGAGCTGCGGGATCTTTCCCGTCCCATAGACAACGCCTTTCAAGTAATTTGCCATGATTTGACTGGGCAGCCTCTTTCTGGCGAGATCGTTCGAGTGAAGGCGCAATCTTTAACGGTTATTTTCCGGGAGCCTCAGGCTGTTTTGGCGGAGGGCGAAAAGATGGGAGCTTTTGAAATCGCGCACAAAACGCAGCGGATGTTGTGTCCTGAGTGCGTGATCCGGCAGGTCATCAAAACGGATGACTCTCAAATCGCTGAAATTTCCTTCAACGGAATCTCCGGGGAGTGGCAGAAAAAGGCGCAGGGAATTCTTTCAGAAGCTTCCGAGACTCTCTATGCGCAGCTCGACCGGATGGAGAAGATTCCGGCCGAGTTTCGGAAAGTAGTGAGTTCAATCCGCTTTTGTTTGGAAGAATTCAAACATCTTTTGGCGGGCGAGCAATTGTTCTCACCCGAGGTGGCTGCCGATCAAAGGTGCACCTGGGAAGGCGCCCGATTGACTCAGATCGCTCCAGAGATGTTGGCATTTCTTTCTCAGCAGTTCGCTCGATTTGAGGCGGTGGCGGCGAATCTACCTGAGGGAATCGACGATGCCTGTCACTTACTTGTGAAGCGCGAGATTCATCCTCTTATTCTTTGTGCGCCTTTCTTGAATCGCGTTTATGAGAAGCCTTTGGGCTTTGCGGGAGACTATGGGATGTTGGACAAAATGCTTGAGACCCCATGGCAGGGGCTGAGCATGTATGGAAAACTGGTAAACGGCTGGTTTGTCACGACGCCAGCCAGTGAGGCCTACCGAGAAAGAATCCAGCTTTTACAAGAGCGTCTCATCTCCGAAGCTCGCAGGGCAGTTCGCAAGAATGGAGTGGTAAAAATTCTCAGCTTGGGATGTGGGGCCGCGACCGAGGTAAAGCGGTTCCTGGAAAAGTCTGATCTGAGCGACAATGCCGAAATCCATCTCCTCGACTTCAATAAATCAACCCTTGCTGAAGCTCAAGCGCGACTGGACAAGACTCGGTCTGATCATTCTCGAACGACCAAGATTTTTTATCGTAATGAGAGTGTTCAAAGCGTGATCAAACACGCGGTGAGAGCAGCTAAAAAAGGGACTGTTGCTCTACAAGGCATGCCGGTAGGAGGCTTTGATTTCATCTATTGCATGGGTCTCTTTGATTACTTCCCTGATAAGGTCAACAGCAGCCTGATCGACTTTTTCTATCGGGCACTGGCCGAGGATGGAAGCATCATGGCCTGCAACTTCCTTCCAGAGAATCCGAATCGCATGACGATGAAGTATGTGCTCGACTGGCATCTGATCTACCGCTCTGCGACGGACATGTTGAAGTTGGTTCCAGATTCGGTCCAGGAGAACTGCGCCTGCCAGTGTTTCCAATTGACCAGCGGGGCAGAGGCATACTTGGTGCTTGAGAAGTGA